Proteins from one Thermosipho japonicus genomic window:
- a CDS encoding dihydroorotate dehydrogenase, whose product MNLNPPLVIASGPGGSGEYLRLINPKYVGAYTLKTITLNPKPGNKTKRMENLENYIINSIGLENPGIEYVISNIDKFVLKETKTILSLGGDSKDEYIKIAEKIAPHAKKFEAIEFNFSCPNVKKGGLSILSDLNEWQEILENVRKILPDSFLMAKLSIEGNFVEILSRKVKEFGWNGLTLINCVRGLLIKDGKIVTGGLSGPILKPIALRAIYEVRKVLKDIYIIASGGIYTKKDVDDFLLVGTNAISIGSALFKDPQVVEELGKYLKGVKR is encoded by the coding sequence ATGAATCTAAACCCACCTCTAGTTATAGCTTCTGGACCTGGAGGAAGTGGAGAATATCTAAGACTTATAAACCCAAAATATGTAGGTGCATATACACTAAAAACTATAACCTTAAATCCAAAACCAGGAAACAAAACAAAAAGAATGGAAAATTTGGAAAACTATATAATTAATAGCATCGGACTTGAAAATCCTGGAATAGAATATGTTATATCAAACATTGACAAATTCGTACTTAAAGAAACAAAAACAATCCTTAGTCTTGGAGGAGATAGTAAAGATGAATACATAAAAATTGCAGAAAAAATTGCACCGCATGCTAAAAAATTTGAAGCAATTGAATTTAATTTTTCTTGCCCAAATGTAAAAAAAGGGGGACTTTCAATTCTTTCAGACTTAAATGAATGGCAAGAAATTCTTGAAAATGTTCGAAAAATACTTCCAGATTCATTTTTAATGGCAAAATTAAGTATTGAAGGAAATTTTGTGGAAATTTTGTCAAGAAAAGTGAAAGAATTTGGATGGAACGGCCTTACACTAATAAACTGTGTAAGAGGTCTTCTAATAAAAGATGGAAAAATAGTTACAGGAGGACTTTCGGGACCCATTCTAAAACCCATAGCATTGCGAGCAATATATGAAGTTAGAAAAGTCCTAAAAGATATATACATAATAGCTTCAGGAGGTATATATACAAAGAAAGATGTAGATGATTTCCTTTTAGTAGGAACAAATGCTATTTCAATAGGAAGCGCATTATTTAAAGATCCCCAAGTTGTTGAAGAACTTGGAAAATACTTGAAAGGAGTGAAAAGATGA
- the pyrE gene encoding orotate phosphoribosyltransferase, whose translation MEIKEILEKTGALLSGHFLLSSGNHSEKYVQCARLFEFPAYGDMVAKMLAEKIEEYKPDLIIGPAMGGIHLAYSVAKYLNIRNIFAERENGIMTLRRGFKINKGERVAIVEDVITTGKSVKEVIEIVKNSEGNLCCIGSIINRSSSNLFDVPYEYLIKLELPIYSPDECPLCKKNIPLEKPGSRFIKK comes from the coding sequence ATGGAAATAAAAGAAATCCTTGAAAAAACAGGTGCACTTTTGTCGGGACATTTTTTACTTTCATCAGGAAATCACTCCGAAAAATATGTTCAATGCGCAAGGCTCTTCGAGTTTCCTGCATACGGTGATATGGTGGCAAAAATGCTTGCCGAAAAGATAGAAGAATACAAACCAGATTTAATAATTGGCCCTGCAATGGGTGGAATACATCTTGCATACTCGGTTGCAAAATATCTTAATATTAGAAATATCTTTGCTGAAAGAGAAAATGGTATTATGACACTTAGACGTGGATTTAAAATAAATAAAGGCGAACGTGTTGCAATAGTTGAAGATGTAATAACTACAGGTAAATCAGTAAAAGAAGTAATTGAAATAGTAAAAAATAGTGAAGGTAATCTTTGCTGCATTGGCTCAATCATAAACAGATCTAGCTCAAATTTATTCGATGTTCCATATGAATATTTAATAAAACTAGAACTCCCAATTTACTCTCCAGATGAATGCCCGCTCTGTAAAAAAAATATTCCACTTGAAAAACCAGGAAGTAGATTCATTAAAAAATAA
- a CDS encoding methyl-accepting chemotaxis protein has translation MKNKLLVKLLIPLIIFAALIITIYISTLFITDHQKSDSVVINLAGRQRMLTQRMSKDILIFSIYGDKNVKNDLLMCKNIFDVTLSALINGGEAPFDLKGTVKVMLPPASGKAKDQLEKVKKIWIPFKKHIEKFLELGKEDDLKYIINNNLTLLSEMNNAVTLLQKDAEKNVSMMKNIQLLSLVFGIGVIIVTLVLYHKQILKPVKYLLESVEQLAKSNGDLTKKIPSFTNDEIGKTSKYFNEFIDMLRKSLLVISDTFGNGIISLGNFERIIGNFDREFQESLGMLDSIKTNSENVISSVKDASYGIEEIATTGQKLAEISQELSSLTSEMSNMAQNGQNTIRYVGEAIESIRSEMEKVSHDMEVLNENAGTVNMVVETIASIAEQTNLLALNAAIEAARAGEAGKGFAVVADEIRKLAEESKKATERISDNLSEIVKGINNTSKNILDISENVNEATQKIDQSIEEIEKVLEKTKDVDEIAMNVAASAQEQNAATEEMTSISQNITSLVSEFFNAMSALEKTFENLGMENKKIDEQVSGLSDRFFKSFEEFLKLNFYSKEDIIERLERAIEDHSNWIKKLESVITEGEYDIETDPNKCAFGMFYNILKPPVEVQEVWGKIGELHVRLHNEASVILELVKNENKEEAWKKLEEVKNISNELKDLMKKAREIISSLL, from the coding sequence ATGAAGAATAAACTTTTGGTGAAGTTATTGATTCCACTTATTATTTTTGCAGCTTTAATTATAACTATTTACATATCTACCTTATTTATTACGGATCATCAAAAGTCTGATTCTGTTGTAATTAATCTTGCTGGAAGACAAAGAATGTTAACTCAAAGAATGTCTAAAGATATTCTTATATTTTCTATTTATGGAGATAAAAATGTTAAGAATGATTTGCTGATGTGTAAAAACATTTTTGATGTTACTTTAAGTGCTTTAATAAATGGCGGAGAAGCTCCTTTCGATTTAAAGGGTACTGTGAAGGTAATGCTTCCACCGGCATCGGGTAAAGCCAAAGATCAACTTGAGAAAGTTAAAAAAATTTGGATACCATTTAAGAAACATATTGAAAAATTCTTGGAGCTTGGAAAAGAAGATGATTTAAAATATATAATTAACAACAACCTTACGTTGTTAAGTGAAATGAACAATGCTGTAACTTTATTGCAAAAAGATGCAGAGAAAAATGTTTCTATGATGAAAAACATACAATTATTATCGCTTGTTTTTGGTATAGGTGTTATAATTGTTACATTGGTTCTTTATCACAAACAAATTTTGAAGCCAGTTAAGTATCTTTTAGAAAGTGTAGAGCAACTTGCAAAAAGTAATGGGGATCTTACTAAAAAAATTCCAAGTTTTACGAATGATGAAATTGGTAAAACTTCTAAATATTTTAACGAATTTATTGATATGTTGCGTAAATCTTTGCTAGTGATATCTGACACATTTGGTAATGGAATAATTTCTTTAGGAAATTTTGAGAGAATAATAGGAAATTTTGATAGAGAATTTCAAGAATCTTTGGGAATGTTAGATTCAATTAAGACTAACTCTGAAAATGTTATCTCATCGGTTAAAGATGCAAGTTATGGTATTGAAGAAATAGCTACAACTGGACAAAAATTAGCGGAAATTAGTCAAGAATTAAGTAGTTTAACGTCGGAAATGTCAAATATGGCTCAAAATGGTCAGAATACAATTAGGTATGTTGGAGAAGCAATAGAATCAATTAGAAGTGAGATGGAAAAAGTATCACATGATATGGAAGTGCTTAATGAGAATGCTGGGACTGTAAATATGGTTGTTGAGACAATTGCCAGTATTGCCGAGCAAACAAACTTGCTTGCATTAAATGCAGCAATTGAAGCAGCTAGAGCCGGAGAAGCAGGAAAAGGATTTGCAGTTGTTGCAGATGAAATTAGAAAGCTTGCTGAAGAAAGTAAGAAAGCAACCGAAAGAATTTCAGACAATCTTTCCGAAATTGTTAAAGGTATAAATAATACTTCAAAGAATATTTTGGATATTTCCGAGAATGTAAATGAAGCCACTCAAAAGATAGATCAATCTATTGAAGAAATAGAAAAAGTTTTAGAAAAAACAAAGGATGTAGATGAAATAGCTATGAATGTTGCGGCTAGTGCCCAAGAGCAAAATGCAGCCACCGAAGAAATGACTTCAATTTCCCAAAATATTACGAGTTTGGTATCAGAGTTTTTCAATGCTATGAGTGCTTTAGAAAAGACATTTGAAAATTTAGGAATGGAAAATAAAAAAATAGATGAACAAGTTTCAGGATTAAGCGATAGATTCTTTAAGAGTTTTGAAGAATTTTTAAAACTTAATTTCTATTCGAAAGAAGATATAATTGAAAGACTTGAAAGAGCAATTGAAGATCATAGTAACTGGATTAAAAAACTTGAATCAGTAATTACTGAAGGTGAATATGATATAGAAACTGATCCAAATAAATGTGCTTTTGGAATGTTTTATAATATTTTAAAACCACCAGTGGAAGTTCAAGAAGTTTGGGGAAAAATTGGAGAACTACATGTAAGACTTCATAATGAAGCATCTGTTATATTAGAATTAGTTAAAAATGAAAATAAAGAAGAAGCATGGAAAAAACTTGAAGAAGTTAAAAATATTTCAAACGAATTAAAAGATTTGATGAAAAAGGCCCGAGAAATAATTAGTTCACTTTTATGA
- a CDS encoding ABC transporter substrate-binding protein has translation MKKLLVILLSLIVVFSFAKTKVVFWHAMGGNHGKTLEQIVNSFNESHPDIEVEAIYVGNYGALAQKLLAGAQAGELPTIAQAYSNWTAKLIQSGVVQKLNDFLNDPKIGLTKEEWEDVYEPLRKNCMWGNDVYAVPFNKSLYILYYNADLLTLYGVDVPKSINELYYAAKVLTEDVDGDGKPDQYGFGFRTTADLFQILLSLRGGSVLKMENGKWVSNIDSQETRDVLSFVRKLVDEGIAYYQGGYMNDPFGQQKVVMYIDTIAGRKYVESSVKGKFNWGWAPVPVWKTRNVPFAGTDVIMFANATDEEKKAAWEFMKYLISPDVTAFWSVNTGYIPVRKSALETNIWKENVKSDPLAEIPLSQINNAIFDPQIGVWYEIRNVVGNMFSDFVNGKVDMETAIKTADDQIKKYLAEEYGE, from the coding sequence ATGAAAAAACTACTGGTGATTTTGTTGTCACTTATTGTTGTTTTCTCGTTTGCAAAGACTAAAGTTGTATTCTGGCATGCTATGGGTGGAAATCATGGAAAAACATTAGAGCAGATCGTAAATTCATTTAATGAATCACATCCTGATATTGAAGTAGAAGCTATTTACGTTGGAAATTACGGTGCTTTAGCTCAAAAACTTCTTGCTGGTGCACAAGCTGGAGAACTTCCAACAATTGCACAAGCTTATTCAAATTGGACTGCAAAATTAATTCAAAGTGGTGTTGTCCAAAAATTAAATGACTTTTTAAACGATCCAAAGATAGGTCTTACAAAAGAGGAATGGGAAGATGTATACGAACCATTGAGAAAAAACTGTATGTGGGGTAATGATGTTTATGCTGTTCCTTTTAACAAGAGTCTTTATATTTTATACTACAATGCAGATCTTCTAACACTTTATGGTGTTGATGTTCCAAAGTCAATTAACGAACTTTACTATGCTGCAAAGGTTTTAACAGAAGATGTTGATGGTGATGGTAAACCAGATCAATATGGATTTGGATTTAGAACAACTGCAGACTTGTTCCAAATTCTTCTTTCACTTAGAGGCGGTTCTGTTTTAAAGATGGAAAATGGAAAATGGGTATCAAATATAGATAGCCAAGAAACAAGAGATGTTTTAAGCTTTGTTAGAAAATTAGTTGATGAAGGTATTGCATATTATCAAGGCGGATACATGAATGATCCATTTGGTCAACAAAAGGTTGTTATGTACATTGATACGATTGCAGGAAGAAAATATGTTGAAAGCTCTGTAAAGGGTAAATTCAACTGGGGTTGGGCACCGGTACCAGTTTGGAAAACAAGAAATGTTCCATTTGCAGGAACCGATGTTATTATGTTTGCAAATGCAACTGATGAAGAGAAAAAGGCAGCTTGGGAATTTATGAAATACCTTATTTCACCAGATGTTACAGCATTCTGGTCAGTAAATACTGGTTATATTCCAGTAAGAAAGAGTGCTCTTGAAACAAATATCTGGAAGGAAAATGTAAAATCAGATCCTCTTGCAGAGATTCCACTTTCTCAGATTAACAATGCAATATTTGATCCACAAATTGGAGTATGGTATGAAATTAGGAATGTTGTTGGAAACATGTTCTCAGATTTTGTAAATGGAAAAGTTGATATGGAAACAGCAATTAAAACGGCAGATGATCAAATTAAGAAATATTTGGCAGAAGAATACGGAGAGTAA
- a CDS encoding dihydroorotate dehydrogenase, translated as MENTYLTKKDVIQINEDTFIVTFNEKFKFDEGQFIMIQTPSLTRKPFILGTWKGNIAVSVQIKGKGTNYIVFQGEKFKAHFPLGNKFIPPAGKGIVISSPTCITLANLLHEKYSCDVLIGSKSKINFELPFESVIGNEDFSKKIKTLKTYDWYLVSGSKQMEEFVLSNIESKNVFVSLEEYMGCGIGACKSCAVFTKEGVKHVCTDGPIFRRDIL; from the coding sequence ATGGAGAATACTTACTTGACTAAGAAAGATGTAATTCAAATAAATGAAGATACATTCATAGTTACATTTAATGAAAAATTTAAATTTGATGAGGGCCAATTTATAATGATTCAAACTCCCTCACTAACAAGAAAACCTTTTATACTTGGAACATGGAAAGGCAACATAGCTGTATCAGTTCAGATAAAAGGAAAAGGAACAAACTATATCGTCTTTCAAGGAGAAAAGTTTAAAGCACACTTTCCATTAGGTAATAAATTCATACCACCTGCAGGCAAGGGCATAGTTATATCATCTCCAACATGTATTACTTTAGCAAATCTTTTACATGAAAAATATTCTTGTGATGTACTTATTGGAAGCAAAAGTAAAATAAATTTCGAACTTCCTTTTGAAAGCGTAATTGGAAATGAAGATTTTTCCAAAAAAATAAAAACATTAAAGACATACGATTGGTACCTTGTAAGTGGTTCAAAACAAATGGAAGAATTTGTTCTTTCAAACATTGAATCTAAAAATGTTTTTGTGTCGCTTGAAGAATATATGGGATGTGGTATTGGCGCTTGTAAAAGCTGTGCTGTTTTTACAAAAGAGGGTGTAAAGCACGTCTGTACAGACGGACCAATATTTAGGAGGGATATACTATGA
- the pyrF gene encoding orotidine-5'-phosphate decarboxylase, whose amino-acid sequence MIPVLSLDMENPLEFIDKYGSFDVVKVGHNLAIFGKKILDEFEKRNTKVILDLKFCDIPSTVSRSIKSWDHPAIIGFTVHSAAGIESVKAALDSTEKIIFSVVKLTSQVGELSDYLKTIEELENINSSFVLPGRWAINLRKKLSGKFLVPGIRMQVKADDQKDTITLDQIKDIADFAVLGREIYLSENPKEKIEKIKEELKWK is encoded by the coding sequence ATGATACCTGTATTGAGCTTAGATATGGAAAACCCCTTGGAATTCATTGATAAATATGGAAGTTTTGATGTTGTAAAGGTAGGGCATAACTTGGCTATTTTCGGCAAAAAAATTCTAGATGAATTTGAAAAGAGAAATACCAAAGTAATATTAGATTTGAAATTTTGTGATATTCCCTCAACAGTTTCTAGATCAATCAAAAGCTGGGATCATCCGGCTATAATAGGTTTTACAGTCCATAGCGCTGCTGGAATTGAAAGTGTCAAGGCAGCGCTTGATTCAACAGAAAAAATCATTTTCTCAGTAGTCAAATTAACTTCTCAAGTTGGAGAATTATCAGACTATCTAAAGACAATAGAAGAGCTTGAAAACATCAACAGTTCGTTTGTTCTTCCTGGGCGTTGGGCAATAAATTTAAGAAAAAAACTCAGTGGCAAATTTTTAGTTCCAGGCATAAGAATGCAAGTCAAAGCAGATGATCAAAAAGATACCATTACATTGGATCAAATAAAAGATATTGCAGACTTTGCAGTTTTAGGTAGAGAAATCTACCTCAGTGAAAATCCAAAAGAAAAAATCGAAAAAATCAAGGAGGAATTAAAATGGAAATAA
- a CDS encoding dihydroorotase has translation MKFISVKVYDPYQKKLFYEEISLPKNIRSEKLVVVPTFFDFHTHVRLLEDQEDYESLKKACIAGGFSEVLIQPNTKPRLENSKVHEKHKKLSENPYVRFYRTTSFFGSQEPNNIDILCYSTDGIEYNYNDLVENFSKKKPHFLLDHSQMFEHPGIFYKKIENLPKRPITNEAIAVARTILTGIEFGFKDFHIQHISSIYTLEMIKFLKKYANITCEVTPHHLLLTNEHIKNSNFKINPPLADQQTREFLIEAVKNNDIDILATDHAPHPDKKNDFEKDPYGTSNIEIAFSAFYTAIEDLMIVVNKLCDSPRRRLKIKPKFDSENFVVVDLNQEFIVDSTKFYSKGKNCAFDGMKLKGKVIGVKINGKWGFWDGEYLLD, from the coding sequence GTGAAATTTATTTCGGTAAAAGTGTATGATCCTTATCAAAAAAAGCTTTTCTATGAGGAAATTTCTTTGCCAAAAAACATACGTTCTGAGAAATTAGTTGTTGTTCCAACATTTTTTGACTTTCACACCCATGTAAGACTATTAGAAGATCAAGAAGATTATGAATCTTTAAAAAAAGCTTGTATAGCTGGTGGCTTTTCCGAAGTTCTAATTCAACCAAACACAAAACCAAGGCTAGAAAATAGTAAAGTCCATGAAAAACACAAAAAACTTTCTGAAAATCCATACGTTAGATTCTACAGAACAACGTCATTTTTTGGCTCCCAAGAACCAAACAACATAGATATTCTATGTTATTCCACTGATGGCATTGAATACAATTACAATGATTTAGTAGAAAATTTTTCAAAGAAAAAACCACACTTTCTTCTTGACCACAGTCAAATGTTTGAACATCCGGGAATTTTTTACAAAAAAATAGAAAATCTTCCCAAACGGCCAATAACCAATGAAGCTATTGCAGTAGCTAGAACTATCTTAACAGGGATTGAATTTGGTTTTAAAGATTTTCATATTCAGCACATTTCATCAATTTACACACTGGAAATGATAAAATTTCTAAAAAAATATGCAAATATAACCTGTGAAGTAACTCCACACCACCTTTTATTAACAAATGAGCATATCAAAAATTCAAACTTTAAAATCAACCCACCCCTTGCTGACCAACAAACAAGAGAATTTTTAATTGAGGCCGTAAAAAACAATGATATAGATATTCTTGCTACTGATCATGCACCACATCCTGACAAAAAAAATGACTTTGAAAAAGATCCATATGGTACTTCAAATATTGAAATCGCATTTTCTGCGTTTTATACTGCTATTGAAGACCTTATGATAGTAGTTAACAAACTTTGTGACTCACCAAGAAGACGATTAAAAATAAAGCCAAAATTTGATTCAGAAAACTTTGTAGTTGTAGATTTAAACCAAGAATTTATAGTTGATAGTACAAAATTTTACAGTAAAGGCAAAAATTGCGCTTTTGATGGTATGAAATTAAAAGGTAAAGTTATTGGAGTAAAAATAAATGGAAAATGGGGGTTTTGGGATGGAGAATACTTACTTGACTAA
- the ispG gene encoding flavodoxin-dependent (E)-4-hydroxy-3-methylbut-2-enyl-diphosphate synthase gives MTKEINIKNVKIGGKNPVVIQSMTNTKTEDIKNTLQQIQNLYNAGCELVRVSVPTFEAAKALKTITKESPIPIIADIHFDYKLAIESIKNGASKVRINPGNIGNDEKVKEIIKVAKDYNVPIRVGANSGSIPKEFEKLPKIDALCQAALKEVRLLEKFGFENIVISVKSSDVIETIKAYEKISKMTDYPLHIGVTEAGTYEWAIIKSSTALGYLLYKGIGDTIRISIAGDPIKEVLAAKKLLISLNLRKGIQIIACPTCARTTIDVEKWASIIEKNFSKVEKNIKIAVLGCVVNGIGEGKDADIGIAGVQNGFLLFYKGKIVGTFKKEEIFQVLEDYIIKVEEE, from the coding sequence ATGACTAAAGAAATAAATATTAAAAATGTTAAAATTGGCGGAAAAAATCCGGTTGTAATACAATCCATGACTAATACAAAAACAGAAGATATAAAAAACACCTTGCAACAAATTCAAAATTTATACAATGCAGGATGCGAATTAGTTAGAGTTTCAGTCCCCACTTTTGAAGCTGCTAAAGCTTTAAAAACAATAACCAAAGAATCTCCAATCCCAATTATAGCTGATATACATTTTGACTATAAGCTTGCAATAGAAAGCATTAAAAATGGAGCCAGTAAAGTTAGAATAAACCCTGGAAATATTGGAAATGATGAAAAAGTAAAAGAAATTATTAAAGTTGCAAAAGATTATAATGTTCCTATAAGAGTAGGTGCAAATTCAGGATCCATTCCAAAAGAATTTGAAAAGCTTCCTAAAATTGATGCACTATGCCAAGCAGCACTAAAAGAAGTTAGGTTACTCGAAAAATTTGGCTTTGAAAACATTGTAATTTCCGTAAAAAGCTCAGATGTTATTGAAACAATAAAAGCATACGAAAAAATTTCAAAAATGACGGATTATCCACTTCATATTGGAGTTACAGAAGCAGGAACATACGAATGGGCAATTATTAAATCTTCAACTGCTTTGGGATATCTTTTATATAAAGGCATAGGTGATACAATAAGGATTTCCATTGCAGGAGATCCTATAAAAGAAGTACTGGCTGCAAAAAAACTTTTAATATCTTTAAATCTCAGAAAAGGAATACAAATAATAGCATGCCCTACTTGCGCTAGAACCACAATAGATGTTGAAAAATGGGCTAGTATCATTGAAAAAAATTTTTCAAAGGTTGAAAAAAACATAAAAATAGCAGTTCTAGGATGTGTTGTAAATGGTATTGGAGAAGGAAAAGATGCTGATATTGGAATTGCAGGAGTTCAAAATGGATTTTTGCTATTCTATAAAGGGAAGATAGTAGGAACTTTCAAAAAAGAAGAAATTTTTCAAGTTCTAGAAGACTATATTATAAAAGTGGAAGAAGAATAA